One window of Tepidanaerobacter acetatoxydans Re1 genomic DNA carries:
- a CDS encoding DUF2508 family protein — translation MTQTSDTNHENLEALIAEIEKACLEMYLSERAFQWAQNDPEAVDLAIIRKQAAVEHFDFLIKQAKKTGLKLDKNQLINKILK, via the coding sequence ATGACTCAAACTTCTGACACTAATCATGAAAATTTGGAGGCTCTAATAGCTGAAATTGAAAAAGCCTGTCTGGAAATGTATCTATCAGAAAGAGCCTTTCAATGGGCTCAAAATGATCCTGAGGCGGTAGATCTAGCTATTATAAGAAAGCAAGCAGCAGTTGAGCATTTTGACTTTCTAATAAAGCAGGCAAAAAAAACAGGCCTGAAATTAGATAAGAACCAGCTAATTAATAAAATATTAAAATGA
- a CDS encoding bifunctional folylpolyglutamate synthase/dihydrofolate synthase: MLSYNQALDFIHGLNRFGTKLGLQNITKLLEILGNPHKGIKIIHVAGTNGKGSTCAMIDSILRSAGFKVGLYTSPYLEVFNERMRVNGENISDDDLARLADKVYAAVMYMRENNLGSPTEFEVVTAIGFLYFKEQAVDFLVLEVGMGGRLDATNVVTPMVSVITPISLDHQQYLGNTLEDIAREKCGIIKPGIPVVTSPQEYEAMRAIKEVSNSLNCKLIKVSNEQARESCETVYYHLISDDEKGLVFDLKTPENTFTGLKIQLIGRHQLDNAATAVAAIEVLNMQGIKIKSDAIYSGLRNARWPGRLELISENPTILIDGAHNIAGIKTLKEALNQYYSNRKKILVTGILADKDYKEMLRDIVPVADIIITTAPNNPRALTACELADIIAELFGDSVVQMNVKDLDIEKKISNNTAIQVYAEEKIEDAVKLAKTLANSEDMIVFAGSLYMIGYVRTLLR; encoded by the coding sequence ATGCTAAGCTATAACCAGGCGCTAGACTTTATTCATGGTCTCAATAGATTCGGTACAAAACTCGGTCTTCAAAATATCACAAAACTTTTAGAGATTCTAGGCAATCCGCATAAAGGAATTAAAATAATACATGTTGCCGGTACTAACGGAAAGGGTTCTACATGTGCGATGATTGATTCAATTTTAAGGTCTGCAGGCTTTAAGGTAGGTCTGTATACATCGCCATACCTTGAGGTTTTTAATGAGCGGATGCGGGTAAATGGTGAAAATATTTCTGATGATGATTTAGCAAGGCTTGCGGACAAGGTATATGCAGCGGTAATGTATATGCGTGAAAATAATCTTGGCTCTCCAACAGAATTTGAGGTTGTTACAGCTATAGGATTCCTATACTTCAAAGAACAGGCAGTAGATTTTCTTGTGCTGGAGGTGGGCATGGGAGGAAGGCTTGATGCAACAAATGTTGTTACACCAATGGTAAGCGTAATCACTCCAATTAGCCTCGATCATCAACAATATCTCGGTAATACGCTGGAGGATATTGCCCGGGAAAAATGCGGTATAATAAAGCCCGGCATTCCGGTTGTAACAAGTCCGCAAGAATATGAAGCTATGAGAGCAATTAAAGAAGTCAGTAATTCACTGAATTGCAAGCTAATAAAGGTGAGCAATGAACAAGCTCGAGAATCATGTGAAACAGTATACTATCATCTGATAAGTGATGACGAAAAAGGATTAGTTTTTGATTTAAAAACTCCAGAAAATACTTTTACAGGCCTTAAAATTCAGCTAATCGGCAGACACCAGTTAGATAATGCTGCTACAGCTGTTGCCGCAATTGAAGTATTAAATATGCAGGGAATTAAGATAAAAAGTGATGCGATATATTCCGGCCTTAGAAATGCAAGGTGGCCGGGAAGGCTTGAGTTAATATCTGAAAATCCGACTATTCTAATTGATGGTGCTCATAATATAGCTGGAATAAAAACACTAAAAGAAGCGTTAAATCAATATTACAGCAACAGAAAAAAAATCTTGGTAACAGGTATTTTGGCGGATAAAGACTATAAAGAGATGCTGCGTGATATAGTTCCTGTGGCAGACATTATTATTACCACGGCACCGAATAACCCGCGAGCCTTAACTGCATGCGAATTGGCTGATATTATAGCCGAATTATTTGGTGATAGTGTTGTTCAGATGAATGTTAAAGATTTGGATATTGAAAAAAAGATAAGTAACAATACTGCGATTCAAGTGTATGCTGAAGAAAAGATAGAAGATGCTGTAAAGCTTGCTAAAACTTTAGCTAATTCGGAAGATATGATTGTTTTTGCAGGCTCATTGTACATGATAGGTTATGTCAGGACTTTACTAAGATAA
- a CDS encoding ABC transporter permease, translated as MFKSLRILPALTRFWFAARMAAHGILAHPMRSALTILGVTIGVTSVVSLMGIGEGARQAVVAQFESLGSNVIAIKANDPSVEFDPDDVQDLVERVDGMDMATPVVYTKAVMRWRRARGTVDIIGVNSEFPSIRDNELLSGHFFTKLHVSQRSPVVVLGYNMGFGLMGGRNPVGQVISLNGRTFRIVGVLAPKGPGKADDIDDKIVIPYTTALKIADKKTVAEIWGKAETPLKADLAVVQLGRIFKRKLGLDQSAPTTLSGNDSKGEATDETVAQSSSADMEIAMESSSDSADSNPIIPGGEDLITITNLNQLVQEADQANRVMTLLLGGIAAVSLLVGGLGIMNIMLVAVTERTQEIGVRRALGAKQTDLLVQFLLEALYVSGIGAIAGTVAGIWGLNVFARHGFETAISFEAIKIAVVVALVSGLLFGIYPAVSASSVPPIEALRRQ; from the coding sequence ATGTTTAAATCGCTACGGATATTACCTGCACTTACTCGATTTTGGTTTGCCGCTCGAATGGCAGCTCATGGTATATTGGCACATCCTATGCGCTCGGCACTTACAATATTAGGTGTAACTATTGGTGTAACTTCTGTTGTAAGCCTTATGGGAATAGGTGAGGGTGCAAGGCAAGCTGTTGTAGCTCAATTTGAAAGTCTTGGTTCTAATGTAATTGCTATTAAGGCAAACGATCCTTCGGTAGAATTTGATCCCGATGATGTGCAAGACTTAGTAGAACGAGTCGATGGAATGGACATGGCCACACCTGTGGTTTATACAAAAGCAGTAATGCGTTGGCGACGTGCTCGCGGCACAGTCGACATAATCGGAGTAAACAGCGAATTCCCAAGTATTAGAGATAATGAGCTGCTATCGGGTCACTTTTTTACTAAATTACATGTATCTCAGCGATCTCCGGTTGTTGTTTTAGGCTACAATATGGGTTTCGGTTTAATGGGAGGCCGCAATCCTGTCGGTCAAGTTATTAGTTTAAACGGCAGGACTTTTAGGATCGTCGGCGTATTAGCTCCAAAAGGTCCCGGCAAGGCAGATGACATTGATGACAAAATAGTCATACCTTATACAACTGCTTTAAAAATTGCGGATAAAAAAACGGTTGCTGAAATATGGGGCAAAGCTGAAACCCCACTAAAAGCAGACCTTGCTGTTGTTCAGCTCGGCAGAATTTTTAAAAGAAAATTGGGCCTAGATCAAAGTGCTCCAACTACTTTATCCGGCAATGACAGCAAAGGTGAAGCAACCGATGAAACAGTTGCACAAAGCAGCTCGGCCGATATGGAAATTGCTATGGAATCATCTTCAGATTCAGCAGACAGCAATCCCATAATTCCAGGCGGTGAAGATTTAATTACCATCACTAACTTAAATCAGTTAGTGCAAGAAGCTGACCAAGCCAATCGTGTAATGACTCTTTTACTTGGCGGTATTGCAGCAGTTTCACTTTTAGTAGGCGGTTTGGGAATAATGAATATTATGCTCGTGGCAGTTACAGAGCGCACACAGGAGATAGGAGTTCGCCGGGCGCTTGGAGCAAAGCAGACTGATTTATTAGTACAATTTTTATTAGAAGCACTTTACGTGAGCGGCATAGGTGCAATAGCCGGCACAGTGGCTGGTATATGGGGGCTAAATGTTTTTGCCCGACATGGGTTTGAAACAGCTATCAGTTTTGAAGCCATAAAAATAGCTGTTGTTGTGGCATTGGTATCAGGGCTTTTATTTGGAATTTATCCTGCTGTTTCGGCATCTTCAGTTCCGCCTATTGAAGCCTTAAGACGGCAGTAG